A stretch of Ectothiorhodospiraceae bacterium BW-2 DNA encodes these proteins:
- a CDS encoding PIN domain-containing protein produces MKPTVYIETSIPSYLTARTSRDIRAAAWQQITQEWWDEARHHYELFTSELTLLEASAGHEEAAKRRLEALETIPELKIDSETQQLAELMITQGGIPAKAQADALHVAIAALHRIDYLLTWNCRHIDNAAKKPIIRAICLQAGYHYPEICTPIELQPENVDERG; encoded by the coding sequence ATGAAACCTACCGTCTATATCGAAACATCAATACCCAGCTATCTGACCGCCCGTACCAGTCGTGATATACGCGCCGCAGCCTGGCAACAGATCACCCAAGAGTGGTGGGACGAAGCGCGCCACCACTACGAACTATTTACCTCAGAGTTAACCCTGCTTGAAGCCTCAGCCGGTCATGAGGAGGCGGCAAAGCGTCGTCTCGAAGCACTGGAAACCATCCCTGAACTGAAAATTGATAGCGAAACGCAACAACTCGCCGAGCTGATGATTACTCAAGGCGGCATACCGGCCAAAGCTCAGGCTGATGCACTGCATGTTGCGATTGCGGCACTGCATCGTATCGATTATCTGCTGACATGGAACTGTCGCCATATTGACAATGCCGCTAAAAAACCGATCATCCGGGCCATTTGCCTTCAGGCAGGTTATCACTACCCCGAAATCTGTACCCCCATTGAATTACAACCGGAGAATGTTGATGAGAGAGGATGA
- a CDS encoding AAA family ATPase — MKQMQPIPIKLPYGLSDFNALISEGYYYADRTDLIPAIEEAGRQLLFLRPRRFGKSCLLSMLENYYDLGRAEQFETLFGALTIGQNPTPNRNRYLILNWDFSTIDASGDVMTIARGVHGHINSAIERFSLRYHKQLQQPVRLNGDDALRSLENLINVAAGAGHPLYLLVDEYDNFANEVLTSRAQGKARYDALTTGEGIIKTVFKMVKSLAGGRGLERVFLTGVSPLVMSDITSGYNVVENISHFAEFNRLCGFERDEVVAMNRRIAQLCQLPPGAAMEAMEVMRHYYNGYCFSEASDARLYNPTLCLYFWKQWQHSCEYPKQMLDDNLAMDKNRIAYIASLPHGSEVIEQLTASDRAVTMWLQTGFGIEKLLAREVPDKGYLLSLLYWFGVLTVDGNDALGETCLKIPNQVIRQLYLERLQQELLPSYELANTREAVAKQFYLSGEMAPLAAFIEQNMLQSLANRDLRWANELSPKLIFMTLLHNTFFYNTQSEAATGKQYIDILFEVRPDRRQSPLLDHLFELKFIPLKQLKLSDRELQTMSREELAELPLVKAALEGAKQQGEVYWQQLQHDQPQKAWQLQRHAVVLLGFSRLVWELR; from the coding sequence ATGAAACAGATGCAACCTATACCGATTAAACTCCCCTATGGCTTAAGCGACTTTAACGCCCTGATTAGTGAAGGGTACTACTACGCCGACCGCACCGACCTGATTCCGGCTATCGAAGAGGCAGGGCGACAGCTACTGTTCCTGCGCCCGCGCCGTTTTGGTAAGAGCTGCCTGCTATCGATGCTGGAGAACTACTACGACCTAGGGCGGGCAGAGCAGTTTGAGACCCTATTCGGCGCTTTGACTATCGGCCAGAATCCAACCCCGAACCGCAACCGTTACCTGATTCTCAACTGGGACTTCTCCACCATTGATGCTAGTGGTGATGTGATGACAATTGCACGCGGTGTGCACGGCCATATTAACAGCGCGATTGAGCGTTTTTCGCTGCGTTACCACAAACAGTTGCAGCAACCGGTTAGGTTAAATGGAGATGATGCGTTGCGGTCGCTGGAAAATCTGATTAATGTCGCCGCTGGGGCCGGCCACCCGCTCTACCTATTGGTTGATGAGTACGACAACTTCGCCAACGAAGTCCTCACCAGCCGCGCCCAAGGCAAAGCACGCTACGATGCACTCACCACCGGCGAAGGCATTATCAAAACCGTCTTTAAGATGGTGAAATCCCTAGCGGGCGGGCGCGGACTAGAACGGGTCTTTCTCACCGGCGTCTCGCCCTTAGTGATGAGCGACATCACCAGCGGCTACAATGTGGTGGAGAACATCAGCCATTTTGCCGAATTTAATCGACTGTGCGGCTTTGAACGCGATGAGGTGGTGGCGATGAACCGGCGGATTGCGCAGTTATGCCAGCTACCGCCGGGGGCGGCGATGGAAGCGATGGAAGTGATGCGCCACTACTACAACGGCTACTGCTTTAGCGAAGCGAGTGACGCCCGACTCTACAACCCGACCCTCTGCCTCTACTTCTGGAAACAGTGGCAACACAGCTGCGAATACCCCAAACAGATGCTGGATGATAACCTAGCGATGGACAAAAACCGCATCGCCTACATCGCCAGCCTGCCGCACGGCAGCGAAGTGATTGAACAACTCACCGCCAGCGACCGCGCAGTGACAATGTGGCTCCAGACCGGCTTTGGCATCGAAAAGCTGTTAGCGCGCGAAGTACCGGATAAGGGCTACCTGCTGTCGCTGCTCTACTGGTTTGGGGTGCTAACCGTTGACGGAAACGACGCTTTGGGTGAGACCTGCCTAAAAATCCCCAACCAAGTGATACGCCAACTCTACTTAGAGCGGCTGCAGCAGGAGCTACTCCCCAGCTATGAGTTAGCCAACACCCGCGAAGCGGTCGCAAAACAGTTCTACCTAAGTGGCGAAATGGCACCGCTAGCAGCCTTTATCGAACAGAATATGCTCCAAAGCCTCGCCAATCGCGACCTGCGCTGGGCCAATGAGTTAAGTCCGAAACTGATTTTTATGACCCTGCTACACAACACCTTCTTCTACAACACCCAATCGGAAGCGGCAACCGGCAAGCAATATATCGACATTCTGTTCGAAGTCCGCCCCGACCGCCGCCAGAGCCCGCTCCTCGACCACCTGTTTGAGCTTAAATTCATCCCGCTCAAACAGCTCAAACTGAGCGACCGCGAGCTGCAAACGATGAGCCGGGAGGAGTTAGCCGAGTTACCGCTGGTCAAAGCCGCGCTCGAAGGCGCGAAGCAGCAGGGAGAAGTTTACTGGCAACAACTCCAGCACGACCAACCCCAAAAAGCGTGGCAACTACAACGCCATGCAGTGGTGCTACTCGGCTTTAGTCGGCTGGTGTGGGAATTACGGTGA
- the dcm gene encoding DNA (cytosine-5-)-methyltransferase has translation MTQPQNNISVYKNGAQKVYDITDEKREWYRKISHESRLSKLSAEEGLIDSIHEVNTPRFTPDLLMPQLECNGLTAISLFSGGGGLDLGFLRAGYKHIASYELIPICKDTLTANIKSTNIYCGPDEGDVKKINWNIYKDQIDIVHGGPPCQPFSIAGAQKGADDERNMWGEFSRAVNAIKPRVFIAENVPGILNPKFNDFVKKYILDELADYSITTFKMHTADYGVPQIRERVFFVGFRSKSRLKKFTPPCPTHTWDHLGKNNSYHTCSLFDMGLKKTNGVRDCLGLQNIGFDNLAPTIRSAFTGKRNTTSILNSTAGQKAWGDMQIWPNGVQASREKASAFPAKNKHFRLSVQDVGLIQGFPESWKFAGAVYQVLGQIGNSVSPPVAYHVAVSALNALKNT, from the coding sequence ATGACACAACCTCAAAATAATATATCTGTTTATAAAAATGGCGCTCAAAAAGTGTATGATATTACTGATGAAAAAAGAGAATGGTATAGAAAGATATCTCACGAATCACGCCTCTCTAAACTTTCCGCAGAAGAAGGACTTATAGATAGTATCCATGAAGTAAATACACCAAGATTTACCCCTGATTTATTAATGCCTCAATTAGAATGCAATGGTTTAACCGCAATTAGTCTGTTTAGTGGAGGTGGTGGTTTAGATTTGGGTTTTCTTAGGGCTGGCTATAAACACATAGCGTCTTATGAGCTTATACCTATATGTAAAGATACCCTAACTGCGAATATTAAATCCACAAATATATATTGTGGTCCAGACGAGGGCGATGTAAAGAAAATAAATTGGAATATTTATAAAGATCAAATAGATATTGTTCATGGTGGGCCACCATGCCAACCATTCTCAATAGCAGGAGCACAAAAAGGTGCAGATGATGAAAGAAACATGTGGGGAGAGTTTAGCAGAGCAGTTAATGCGATAAAACCTCGTGTGTTTATAGCAGAAAATGTACCAGGAATACTTAATCCAAAGTTTAATGATTTTGTAAAAAAATATATATTGGACGAACTGGCAGATTATTCAATAACTACATTCAAAATGCATACTGCTGATTATGGGGTGCCACAGATTAGAGAAAGAGTTTTCTTTGTTGGCTTTAGAAGCAAATCCCGATTGAAAAAATTTACCCCTCCTTGCCCCACGCATACTTGGGATCATTTAGGAAAAAATAATTCTTACCATACTTGTTCTTTATTTGACATGGGCCTTAAAAAAACAAATGGAGTTAGGGACTGTTTGGGGTTACAAAACATTGGATTTGATAATTTAGCTCCAACTATTAGAAGTGCCTTTACGGGGAAGAGAAATACAACTTCTATCTTAAATAGCACAGCAGGTCAAAAAGCTTGGGGAGACATGCAAATATGGCCTAACGGAGTTCAGGCGAGTAGGGAAAAGGCATCAGCCTTTCCCGCTAAAAATAAACACTTTAGACTGTCGGTTCAAGATGTTGGTTTAATTCAAGGGTTCCCAGAGTCATGGAAATTTGCAGGAGCGGTGTATCAGGTTCTCGGTCAAATTGGCAATTCAGTTTCACCTCCTGTCGCTTATCATGTCGCGGTAAGTGCCTTAAATGCATTGAAAAACACATAA
- a CDS encoding Uma2 family endonuclease — MPSLNHSYICAQVMRQLLQDDSIQPLPELTLDIENGLTPDISVFKKEKIHPNFFEDVLKVKELPILAIEVISSSQSIQAILEKSNTLVKSGIKTVWTVEPYGRSIFVVNKEGKNLFHENMVESDGIKVDFTKVFELR; from the coding sequence ATGCCATCACTAAATCACAGTTATATCTGCGCACAGGTAATGCGGCAGTTATTACAGGATGATTCAATACAACCTCTTCCTGAATTGACACTGGATATTGAAAATGGGCTTACACCCGATATTTCAGTATTTAAAAAAGAAAAAATACATCCGAATTTTTTTGAAGATGTCTTAAAAGTAAAAGAATTACCGATATTGGCGATTGAAGTGATTTCATCAAGTCAAAGTATCCAGGCTATATTGGAAAAATCCAATACCCTTGTGAAATCCGGCATAAAAACCGTTTGGACAGTGGAACCGTATGGAAGAAGTATTTTTGTGGTTAATAAAGAAGGCAAAAATCTGTTTCACGAAAATATGGTGGAAAGCGACGGAATAAAAGTTGATTTTACCAAAGTATTCGAATTACGGTGA
- a CDS encoding IS3 family transposase, with amino-acid sequence MNSERFYDQPPAEIYASLLDEGKYYCSISTMYRILRANQQTGERRAQKPAKSHAIPRLRATRPNEVWTWDITKLPTTEQGNFLNLYVVMDLYSRFIVAWMVSRKENSELSKLLISDAAARYRVALSGLTLHQDRGVPMTARGYLDLMAELGITCSHSRPRVSNDNPFSESQFKTLKQQPDYPQRFTGVDHARIWFSDYVDWYCFHHHHRGIAWFTPEQVFTGRYKEVSEQREQALKQAYQQHPKRFIHGEPKVKQPPTEVWINPALPEEGVGSLEVNYPTLNRAKER; translated from the coding sequence TTGAACAGCGAACGATTCTATGACCAACCTCCGGCAGAGATCTATGCTAGCCTGCTGGATGAAGGGAAATATTACTGTTCAATCAGTACGATGTATCGGATCCTTCGTGCTAATCAACAGACGGGAGAGCGGCGAGCTCAAAAACCGGCCAAATCACACGCTATCCCCCGATTACGGGCGACCCGCCCGAATGAGGTTTGGACATGGGATATCACTAAGCTTCCCACCACAGAGCAGGGTAACTTCTTGAATCTCTATGTGGTGATGGATCTCTACAGCCGTTTTATTGTGGCTTGGATGGTCTCAAGGAAGGAGAATAGTGAGCTCTCCAAGCTGTTAATCAGTGACGCAGCGGCTCGCTATCGGGTCGCGCTCAGTGGCTTAACACTGCATCAGGATAGAGGTGTGCCGATGACCGCCAGAGGCTATCTCGACTTGATGGCCGAACTGGGGATCACCTGCTCCCACAGCCGTCCACGAGTCAGTAACGACAATCCGTTTAGCGAGAGTCAATTTAAAACACTCAAGCAACAACCCGATTATCCTCAACGATTTACAGGAGTTGACCATGCCAGAATATGGTTTAGTGACTATGTTGACTGGTACTGTTTCCACCACCACCATCGAGGGATTGCGTGGTTCACTCCAGAGCAGGTATTTACCGGTCGTTACAAGGAGGTTAGCGAGCAGCGTGAACAGGCGCTGAAGCAGGCCTATCAGCAGCATCCGAAACGCTTTATTCATGGTGAGCCCAAGGTTAAGCAACCCCCTACTGAGGTATGGATTAACCCCGCTCTACCGGAGGAGGGGGTGGGGTCGCTGGAGGTCAACTATCCAACCCTGAATAGAGCGAAGGAGAGATGA
- a CDS encoding site-specific DNA-methyltransferase has protein sequence MENHLESLKEQILALLPADGSQVGNQAIVRALRDGGTAISDDAYFAVKEELITAGLVGRGRGKGGAIYRIQSEPAKESLTLETESAPPAQAILELTAPVPPAPKPQKPRATLKKAANKQKASDEKAVIAYRHSDKRKNNPEVGMVTPGNDADDHQTEWHYDPHIDPSLQFDVGRADIEQLIDEALESGDADTMRAALEELKRASQPYLNWSGKAERTSFEVDTVSLHVHERIDPASILAVVSKQIKAAKRGKKPQNDWRQGDLFAAPFENLPLRDAIDFYKHDKGWSNRLIAGDSLLVMNSLLQKESMAGKVQMIYIDPPYGIKYGSNFQPFVNKRDVKDRKDEDLTREPETIKAFRDTWELGIHSYLTYLRDRLLLAKELLHESGSVFVQISDENVHHVRELMDELYGVNNFIGIISFRKTTGQTGDFLPDTNDYIIWYGKNRDTTKFNNLFQERTGFGWVNYNYVLTKDGQHRKLTKKELTDPKVNLSDQSTIYRRSPVTSTSKSESTSVNINFQYNIFSPGKGGWKTNQYGFSKLEKTNRLESYGTTLSYRRYTSDFPYFPFSNSWIDTASGGYGADKVYVVQTNEKVIERCLLMTTDPGDLVLDPTCGSGTTAFVAEKWGRRWITCDTSRVALTLAKQRLMTASFDYYPLRYPQEGLKSGFIYKTVPHITLKSIANNPEIDEIYARMHPAIDTALAALNRSIKGHTTPFKVTEGGRKGKTIDFTAADSKTMTLPSGETAQVNQLLEWEVPFDRPDDWPETTQAPFAAFHAARQAMQKQMDASISDHADQEILYDQPAIDKSKLRITGPFSVEAVPSPSVKSLDEALPTTEADSTIARSGETSRQQQWRDELLKSGIRGKGGEQLKFAELETLAGTRHLHASGTLIDSHDRVVISFGPEHTALEQRQVANALNEAGELFPQPKMIIFCTFAFDPEAAKDIDHLKGITALKAQMNPDLFTDDLKSNKQSNQSFWLMGQPDVELHRLKEGRFQIEVHGFDYFDPKSGELKSGGKGNIAMWSLDVDYDDRSLFPSQIFFPMAGAKDGWNRLKKDIRAELDEAQLDRFHGTKSLPFEAGENRKAAVKIVDDRGIESLKIIDLVG, from the coding sequence CTGGAGAATCATTTGGAGTCATTAAAAGAGCAGATTCTGGCACTGCTGCCAGCCGATGGCAGTCAGGTGGGTAATCAGGCCATTGTTAGAGCGTTACGTGATGGCGGAACAGCCATCTCCGATGATGCCTATTTCGCAGTTAAAGAGGAACTTATAACCGCAGGGTTAGTCGGCAGGGGGCGCGGTAAAGGGGGGGCTATCTACCGTATTCAATCTGAACCCGCAAAAGAGTCACTCACTTTGGAAACAGAATCGGCTCCACCTGCGCAAGCGATACTCGAACTGACCGCCCCTGTTCCTCCTGCGCCGAAACCCCAAAAGCCACGCGCCACACTGAAAAAGGCGGCCAACAAGCAAAAAGCGAGCGATGAAAAGGCAGTTATCGCCTATCGCCACAGCGATAAACGCAAAAATAACCCCGAAGTGGGGATGGTGACACCGGGAAATGATGCCGATGACCACCAAACCGAATGGCACTACGATCCACACATTGATCCCTCCCTGCAATTTGATGTCGGGCGTGCCGATATCGAACAGCTGATTGATGAGGCACTGGAAAGTGGTGATGCCGATACCATGCGCGCAGCGCTGGAGGAGCTAAAACGCGCCAGCCAGCCCTATCTGAATTGGAGTGGCAAGGCCGAACGCACCAGCTTTGAGGTCGATACCGTCTCGCTGCATGTGCATGAACGCATCGACCCCGCCTCGATTTTGGCGGTAGTGAGCAAGCAGATTAAGGCGGCAAAGAGGGGTAAAAAACCTCAAAACGACTGGCGCCAGGGCGATCTCTTTGCCGCACCGTTTGAGAATCTGCCGCTGCGCGATGCGATTGACTTCTATAAACACGACAAGGGTTGGTCAAACCGACTCATTGCCGGCGATTCGCTGCTGGTAATGAACTCGCTGCTGCAAAAGGAGAGCATGGCGGGCAAGGTGCAGATGATCTATATCGACCCGCCCTACGGCATTAAATACGGCTCTAACTTTCAGCCGTTTGTGAATAAGCGCGATGTTAAAGATCGCAAAGATGAGGACTTAACCCGCGAGCCGGAGACGATTAAGGCGTTTCGCGATACCTGGGAGCTGGGGATTCACTCCTATCTCACCTATCTGCGCGATCGGCTGCTGTTGGCAAAAGAGTTATTGCATGAGTCGGGCAGTGTGTTTGTGCAGATATCGGATGAGAATGTGCATCATGTGCGGGAGTTGATGGATGAACTCTATGGTGTAAATAACTTTATCGGGATTATTTCATTTCGCAAAACGACAGGACAAACTGGTGATTTTTTGCCAGACACAAACGATTACATCATTTGGTATGGTAAAAACAGAGATACAACGAAATTTAATAACCTTTTTCAAGAACGAACGGGGTTCGGATGGGTTAACTACAACTATGTTTTGACTAAAGATGGTCAACATAGAAAACTGACAAAAAAAGAATTGACTGATCCAAAGGTAAACCTTTCTGACCAGTCAACCATTTACAGAAGATCACCTGTAACTTCTACTTCAAAAAGCGAGTCCACATCGGTAAATATAAACTTTCAATATAATATATTTTCTCCAGGAAAAGGTGGCTGGAAAACAAATCAATACGGATTTTCTAAATTAGAAAAAACCAATCGCCTTGAATCCTACGGTACAACTCTCTCTTATAGAAGGTACACATCAGATTTTCCCTATTTTCCATTTAGCAATTCATGGATTGATACCGCTAGTGGAGGCTATGGTGCTGACAAAGTTTATGTTGTTCAAACTAATGAAAAAGTAATCGAACGCTGCCTCCTAATGACCACCGACCCCGGCGATCTCGTTCTCGACCCCACCTGCGGCTCCGGCACCACCGCCTTTGTCGCCGAGAAGTGGGGGCGGCGCTGGATCACCTGCGACACATCCCGCGTTGCCCTCACCCTCGCCAAACAGCGGTTGATGACTGCCAGCTTCGACTACTACCCGCTGCGCTACCCGCAAGAGGGGCTAAAGAGCGGCTTTATCTATAAAACCGTGCCCCATATCACCCTCAAGTCGATTGCCAACAACCCTGAGATTGATGAAATCTATGCCCGAATGCACCCCGCCATCGACACCGCACTGGCAGCGCTAAATCGCAGCATCAAAGGTCACACCACCCCCTTCAAAGTGACCGAGGGCGGGCGCAAAGGCAAAACTATCGACTTCACCGCCGCCGACAGCAAAACCATGACACTGCCTTCGGGCGAAACCGCCCAAGTCAATCAACTGCTGGAGTGGGAGGTGCCGTTTGATCGGCCGGACGACTGGCCTGAAACCACTCAAGCCCCGTTTGCCGCCTTTCACGCCGCCCGTCAGGCAATGCAGAAACAGATGGACGCCTCCATTAGCGACCACGCCGATCAAGAGATCCTCTACGACCAGCCCGCCATCGACAAAAGCAAACTACGCATCACCGGCCCATTTTCGGTGGAGGCGGTGCCGTCGCCCTCGGTTAAATCGCTCGATGAGGCCCTGCCCACCACCGAAGCCGACAGCACCATCGCCCGCAGTGGTGAAACCTCTCGCCAGCAGCAGTGGCGCGATGAGCTGCTGAAAAGTGGTATTCGCGGCAAAGGGGGCGAACAGCTCAAATTTGCCGAGCTAGAGACGCTAGCGGGCACCCGCCATCTGCACGCCAGCGGCACACTAATCGATAGCCACGACCGCGTTGTGATCAGTTTTGGCCCCGAACATACCGCACTGGAACAGCGTCAGGTTGCCAATGCACTCAATGAGGCGGGTGAGCTGTTTCCACAGCCGAAGATGATTATCTTTTGTACCTTTGCCTTCGACCCCGAAGCCGCCAAAGATATTGATCACTTAAAGGGAATTACTGCGCTCAAAGCACAAATGAATCCCGATCTCTTTACCGATGATCTCAAAAGCAATAAGCAGAGTAATCAGTCATTCTGGCTAATGGGTCAACCCGATGTCGAGCTGCACCGTCTCAAAGAGGGTCGCTTTCAGATTGAGGTACACGGGTTTGACTACTTCGATCCGAAATCGGGCGAACTGAAATCGGGCGGCAAGGGCAATATCGCGATGTGGTCGCTGGATGTCGATTACGATGATCGATCACTCTTCCCCAGCCAGATCTTTTTCCCGATGGCTGGCGCAAAGGATGGCTGGAACCGGCTGAAAAAGGATATTCGTGCCGAACTCGATGAAGCGCAGCTGGATCGGTTTCATGGTACAAAATCGCTCCCATTCGAGGCGGGTGAGAATCGTAAGGCAGCGGTTAAAATTGTCGATGATCGCGGTATTGAATCACTGAAAATTATCGATCTGGTAGGGTGA
- a CDS encoding transposase, translating into MARLPRIIVPGVPHHVTQRGNRRQKVFFEEEDYALYKDWLAAACQANGVMVWCYCLMPNHTHLILVPSDETGLSRAVGETHRRYSAYINARLRVTGHLFQGRFGSVAMDEAHLMAAFRYVAMNPVKAKLSATAVDWKWSSTLAHFRGKDDGLVVVKPLLDRVERLDEFLDMPANAELEAALAKGQSIGRPLMGDQALAELEKTLGRSLRPGKRGRPPSQSKGMDS; encoded by the coding sequence ATGGCAAGACTTCCCAGAATCATCGTGCCCGGTGTTCCGCATCATGTGACTCAGCGGGGTAACCGGCGTCAGAAAGTGTTCTTTGAAGAGGAGGACTACGCGCTCTATAAAGATTGGCTGGCAGCAGCTTGTCAGGCAAATGGCGTGATGGTTTGGTGCTATTGTTTGATGCCGAACCATACACACCTAATTCTGGTACCGTCAGACGAAACCGGATTGTCTCGGGCTGTGGGGGAAACGCATCGTCGTTACAGCGCCTATATCAATGCAAGACTTCGCGTTACAGGTCATCTGTTTCAGGGGCGCTTCGGCTCAGTTGCCATGGATGAAGCTCACTTGATGGCAGCCTTTCGCTATGTCGCAATGAACCCGGTTAAAGCAAAGCTTTCGGCCACTGCCGTAGATTGGAAGTGGTCTAGTACTTTAGCCCACTTTAGGGGAAAGGATGATGGCTTAGTCGTCGTCAAGCCGCTTTTAGATCGCGTCGAACGACTTGATGAATTTCTCGACATGCCGGCGAACGCAGAACTTGAAGCCGCCTTGGCAAAGGGGCAAAGTATTGGGCGCCCGTTGATGGGAGATCAAGCGTTGGCGGAACTGGAAAAGACATTGGGTCGCTCATTGAGACCGGGCAAGCGTGGTCGCCCGCCATCACAGAGTAAGGGGATGGACAGTTAA
- a CDS encoding AAA family ATPase: MEKFFNTAGPQKADINYTIDPLSRVDWQEIRMLIANQRYFLLHAPRQTGKTTALLAMVEVLNREGRYTALYVNVESAQTARNRVDEGIDTICRWTANQVELFLGDDSLIRWLDEQGVNQSPHEKLQTMLQQWSRYHPKPIILFLDEVDALVGDTLISLLRQLRSGYNQRPAAFPHSVVLCGVRDIKDYRIHQGNGEIITGGSAFNIKAESLTLGNFSEDEVRQLYQQHTDATGQTFDEAIYPELWLDTTGQPWLVNALGHEIIWHDRTLRNRSQPITLKHYLEARERLIRSRATHLDQLADKLREPRVHRVIAPILAGESVEQHDHDLQYCQDLGLIRTRPELTISNRIYREVLPRELTYGLQASITHQNQLWYLLPDRRLNMVKLLEAFQQFFREHSESWLERFDYKEAGPQLLMQAFLQRILNGGGRLMREYALGRRRTDLTIEWPLDEEQGLFGPMQRIVIELKIQRGELEKLLEEGKQQTLDYADGCGAEESHLVIFNRDSAVNWGEKIWYQPPETEGEPHLWGC; the protein is encoded by the coding sequence ATGGAAAAATTCTTCAATACCGCCGGCCCACAAAAAGCTGATATCAACTACACCATTGACCCACTGAGTCGAGTAGATTGGCAGGAGATCCGTATGCTCATAGCCAATCAACGCTACTTTCTGCTCCACGCACCACGCCAGACCGGCAAAACCACGGCACTGCTAGCAATGGTCGAGGTGCTGAATCGGGAAGGTCGATATACGGCGCTCTATGTTAATGTTGAATCTGCACAGACAGCGCGCAACAGAGTCGATGAGGGGATCGATACTATCTGCCGCTGGACAGCAAATCAGGTGGAGCTCTTTCTAGGGGATGACTCACTTATCCGCTGGCTGGACGAGCAAGGAGTCAATCAGAGTCCGCACGAAAAATTACAGACGATGTTACAACAGTGGAGTCGTTACCACCCCAAACCGATCATCCTGTTTCTGGACGAAGTCGATGCCTTGGTGGGTGATACCCTGATATCACTGCTACGCCAACTGCGATCTGGCTACAACCAACGCCCGGCGGCCTTTCCGCACAGTGTTGTGCTGTGTGGTGTGCGGGATATCAAGGATTATCGAATTCATCAGGGTAACGGGGAGATTATTACTGGCGGAAGTGCCTTTAATATCAAAGCGGAGTCACTCACTTTGGGTAATTTTAGTGAAGATGAAGTGCGCCAACTCTACCAACAACATACCGATGCCACCGGCCAAACCTTTGATGAAGCGATCTATCCCGAACTCTGGCTCGATACCACCGGCCAACCGTGGCTGGTGAATGCACTGGGGCACGAGATTATCTGGCATGATCGGACACTGCGGAACCGTAGCCAGCCGATCACTCTCAAACACTATCTGGAAGCACGCGAGCGCTTGATTCGATCCCGTGCCACCCACCTCGATCAACTGGCTGACAAACTCCGGGAGCCACGGGTTCACCGGGTTATTGCACCGATCCTCGCAGGAGAGAGTGTGGAACAGCACGATCACGACTTGCAGTATTGTCAGGATTTAGGATTGATCCGCACCCGTCCCGAGCTGACCATTAGTAACCGCATCTATCGCGAAGTGCTGCCCCGTGAATTGACCTACGGCCTGCAAGCCTCCATCACCCACCAAAATCAGCTCTGGTACCTGTTGCCCGACCGCCGCCTCAATATGGTGAAACTGCTCGAAGCATTTCAGCAATTTTTCCGCGAACACAGCGAGAGCTGGCTGGAGCGGTTTGACTACAAAGAGGCGGGGCCACAGCTGCTGATGCAGGCCTTTTTACAGCGCATACTCAATGGGGGTGGACGCCTGATGCGGGAATATGCCCTCGGTCGCCGCCGTACCGACCTGACTATTGAGTGGCCACTGGATGAAGAACAGGGACTGTTCGGGCCGATGCAGCGCATTGTGATTGAATTAAAAATTCAGCGTGGCGAACTGGAGAAACTGCTCGAAGAGGGCAAACAGCAGACCCTCGACTATGCCGATGGTTGCGGGGCTGAAGAGAGTCACCTGGTCATCTTTAACCGCGATAGTGCAGTGAACTGGGGGGAGAAAATCTGGTATCAGCCACCAGAAACAGAAGGTGAGCCGCATCTGTGGGGGTGTTGA